GATTTTACCATCAACGATCTCTACGCTGCCATTCGACATTACAGCACTCGCGAACGTCGTTTCGGCTTAGTCAAAGCGGCGGCTCCCGTCGTCGCGGCAAAAACCCTTTAGTATGCTCAATCGCTGGATCTCCGCCTTATGTGGACTCGCACTTTTGTTTAGCGTGCTCTACTTTTTTGGTCCTGTGGGTTTAGTGATTATCTCAAGCCTTATCGTTCTTGTTGCCGCCATTGAATACGCTGGGCTTTTTGACGCCACAAATGTTTGGCTCTGGATATTTCTTGGCTTCAACTCTTTTGTTTATACCACACAATTATTATTTCCCGCGTGGGCGCTGGCGGTTTTAGTTTTTTCTTTTGTTAATCTGGCAGCGTTTGGAATTTTACTTTTTAAAGATTTAACTCCTGAGCAAATTCTCGCAAAAATTCAATGGACTCTATGGGGCGTGGTCTACACAGGATTGTTCCCCGCTTTTGGCGTTGGGTTACTTCTCACACGAGGAGCTCATCCTCTCTTGTTTCTTCTCGTCACTGTGTTTGTCGGAGACACCGTCGCACTTTTCGCAGGAAAATATTTTGGAAACACCAAACTGTTCCCTAATATTTCGCCGAAGAAAACCATCGCCGGGGGCGTCGGCGGCCTCCTGGGTTCGGCTCTCTCTGGCGCAACTTACATTTATTGCGTCAAGCCCGATGCCAGTCTCCTCCTCGCTTTACTCCTCTCCCTTGGGCTGGGTTTCTTTGCACAATTCGGTGATTTTTTCGAATCCCTCATTAAACGTGTGTCGGGAAAAAAAGATACGAGCCAGCTTATGCCGGGCCACGGCGGGTTTTTGGACCGACTCGATGGCGTCTACTTCGCCTCAGCACTGCTTTATTTCTTTTTCACCGTTGCTGGTTCCCACTCACTTTTCTAGCCCCATCCGTCTCGTTAAAGGCCTCGACAATGACTTGCGATCGCACGTAAAATAGAGGTCTATGACACAACTCCTTTATTATCCGCAAATGATTATCTCTTTTATCGTTCCGATGATTGTACTTTTGGGCGTGTTGATTTTTATCCACGAACTCGGACATTTTCTCGTGGCGAAATATTTTAATGTGAAGGTAGAGACCTTTAGCCTCGGATTCGGTCCTAAAATTTGGAAATATGTTCGTGGAGAAACCACATATTGTATCTCGGCGATCCCTTTTGGTGGATACGTCAAAATGTTTGGGGACGAACTCGGGAAAGAAGTCGCCCCGGAAATGCAAAAGCGCTCCTTTCTCCACAAACCCATCTATCAGAAAATTCTGATCGCTCTTGCTGGTCCCATCATGAATTTGGGACTCGCCTTTTTACTCTTCGTCATCATTGGTCTCACCGGCGAGCGAGTTATAGCTCCCCAGCTGGGGGATATCTCCGAAAACACCGCCGCTCACTCTGCAGGTTTTCGTTCTGGAGATAAAATTTTAACCATCAACGACCAACCGATTGGTCGCTGGGAAGATGTCGACAATTTCATCGAAGGCAGTAATGCAAAGCCACTAACGTTTAAAGTCCAAAGAGAAAACTCCGACGAGCCGGTCACCGTTACGGCTACACCTACTGCTACCGAGAGCAAAAACCCATTTAGATTAGGTGACACAGTGGGCGACATTGAAGGGTTTGAGTTCATCTCTAATTCTTCTTTGATCGCAGTTTCGGACCCGGCTTCAATCTTCGGTCAATTGGGATTTCAAACTGGCGATCGTATAGTTACAATAAACAATTTCGAAGTGAATACGTTCAGAAACGTCGAAGACGTTCTGCTCAATGAGAGTTCGGATAAAGAAATAGTATTTAAAATTGAACGCTACGGAACCAAACCGGACACAAAGCCTGAACCCGTCACAATCACTTGGGACTTGGCCAAAATTCCGTTTCCAGATTCTCCGAAGAAGCTCGGCTTCTTGCCTCCAGAAACTTTTATCGGAAATGTCTCCGAGGATTCTCCCGCAAAAACTATTGGCATCCAAGTTAATGATCGGATCGTGAGAATTAACGGCACTCCAATTCAGTACTTCAACGACATCGTCAAAGTGGTGAGTTCCTACAAGGAGACGGATCCAGAACTCAGTGTCGAAATCGTTCGTAATGGTGAAACAAAGTCTTTTTCTCTTCGCCCTAAGATGAC
This window of the Bdellovibrionales bacterium genome carries:
- a CDS encoding phosphatidate cytidylyltransferase; translated protein: MLNRWISALCGLALLFSVLYFFGPVGLVIISSLIVLVAAIEYAGLFDATNVWLWIFLGFNSFVYTTQLLFPAWALAVLVFSFVNLAAFGILLFKDLTPEQILAKIQWTLWGVVYTGLFPAFGVGLLLTRGAHPLLFLLVTVFVGDTVALFAGKYFGNTKLFPNISPKKTIAGGVGGLLGSALSGATYIYCVKPDASLLLALLLSLGLGFFAQFGDFFESLIKRVSGKKDTSQLMPGHGGFLDRLDGVYFASALLYFFFTVAGSHSLF
- the rseP gene encoding RIP metalloprotease RseP is translated as MTQLLYYPQMIISFIVPMIVLLGVLIFIHELGHFLVAKYFNVKVETFSLGFGPKIWKYVRGETTYCISAIPFGGYVKMFGDELGKEVAPEMQKRSFLHKPIYQKILIALAGPIMNLGLAFLLFVIIGLTGERVIAPQLGDISENTAAHSAGFRSGDKILTINDQPIGRWEDVDNFIEGSNAKPLTFKVQRENSDEPVTVTATPTATESKNPFRLGDTVGDIEGFEFISNSSLIAVSDPASIFGQLGFQTGDRIVTINNFEVNTFRNVEDVLLNESSDKEIVFKIERYGTKPDTKPEPVTITWDLAKIPFPDSPKKLGFLPPETFIGNVSEDSPAKTIGIQVNDRIVRINGTPIQYFNDIVKVVSSYKETDPELSVEIVRNGETKSFSLRPKMTEIKSDIGLPEKRFAMGIVPLKSPYVEYATWHADSLGGALGWGAKKTWQWTHATIMSFVLLAQNKVSPKNLGGFISIGQMAQKSWEMGLDAFLRIMAIISLNLFILNLLPIPVLDGGHILVFSIEAIKGAPLSLKKLEVAQQIGALLLLSLLAFSLFNDVSRLFGAS